A window from Pseudomonas frederiksbergensis encodes these proteins:
- the ligD gene encoding DNA ligase D, giving the protein MSRSLDDYNRMRDFSATSEPAAGKRSGKKTAKDHALQFCIQKHDASRLHYDFRLELDGALKSWAVPKGPSLDPKVKRLAVHVEDHPIDYATFEGSIPEGHYGAGEVIVWDRGVWIPQDAPAEAYAKGKLKFELKGEKLGGLWNLVRTHMPGKQEQWFLIKHQDGAARPESDYDVVAAEPDSVLSDRTIVGKKPKTAAKPKPVDKPASPARNEKSAPLTGARKAKLPEMLKPQLATLVEKAPGGEWSYEIKFDGYRIMARIDHDEVKLFTRNGHDWTHKLPRQAQALAALGLESAWLDGEMVVANEQGVPDFQALQNAFDSGRSGNILYYLFDMPYLNGVDLREVPVEERRVALSTVLNPNKDPLLRFSDSFSEEPQALLNSACQMQMEGLIGKRLGTPYVSRRSSDWIKLKCKHRQEFVVVGFTDPKGSRNAFGALLLGLHDRDSGELRYAGKVGTGFNETTLKRIYEQLKPLQTKKIPVVNPPSGFDAKGVHWLKPTLLAEVAFAEMTKEGSVRHAVFHGLRDDKPAEDITEERPKAVKTSAAKKTTAEKPSTPAKKKATPAPSQIGLGEGKVRITHPERVIDASSGATKVQLAEYYASVAEWILPELKDRPVALVRAPDGIAGELFFQKNAERLAIPGITTLDKALTGQPVMIINNAEALIGAVQMSTVELHTWNATSDNLDKPDCFVLDLDPDPALPWKSMVEATQLTLSVLDELGLKAFLKTSGGKGIHLVVPLTRKLGWDEVKDFSHAIVSHMAKLLPERFSAVSGPKNRVGRIFIDYLRNGLGATTICAYAVRAREGLPVSVPIFREEVGELKGGNQWNIHTVHQRLAEVGDEPWKDLKKTRQSITAEMRRRVGMKK; this is encoded by the coding sequence ATGAGCAGGAGCCTGGACGATTACAATCGCATGCGCGATTTTTCGGCAACCTCTGAACCGGCTGCCGGCAAACGTTCGGGCAAGAAAACCGCGAAAGACCATGCGTTGCAGTTCTGCATCCAAAAGCACGACGCCTCGCGCCTGCATTACGACTTTCGCCTGGAGCTCGATGGCGCGCTGAAAAGCTGGGCGGTGCCCAAAGGCCCGTCACTGGACCCCAAGGTCAAGCGCCTGGCAGTGCACGTTGAAGACCATCCGATTGATTACGCCACCTTCGAGGGCAGTATTCCCGAAGGGCATTACGGTGCCGGCGAGGTGATTGTCTGGGACCGGGGAGTCTGGATTCCTCAGGACGCCCCGGCCGAGGCATACGCCAAGGGCAAGCTCAAATTCGAGCTAAAGGGCGAGAAGCTGGGAGGGCTGTGGAACCTGGTGCGCACGCACATGCCAGGCAAGCAGGAGCAATGGTTTCTGATCAAGCATCAGGACGGCGCGGCCAGGCCCGAAAGCGATTACGACGTAGTCGCCGCTGAGCCCGACAGCGTGCTCAGTGACCGGACCATCGTTGGCAAAAAGCCGAAGACTGCTGCCAAACCCAAGCCCGTCGACAAACCTGCCAGCCCGGCGCGCAACGAAAAATCGGCACCCTTGACGGGCGCCCGCAAAGCCAAATTGCCGGAGATGCTCAAGCCGCAACTGGCGACGCTGGTCGAAAAGGCCCCAGGCGGCGAGTGGAGCTATGAGATCAAGTTCGATGGCTATCGGATCATGGCCCGCATCGACCACGACGAAGTCAAACTGTTCACCCGCAACGGCCATGACTGGACCCATAAACTGCCCAGGCAAGCCCAGGCGTTGGCGGCGCTGGGTCTCGAATCGGCCTGGCTCGACGGGGAAATGGTGGTCGCCAACGAACAGGGTGTGCCGGATTTCCAGGCCTTGCAAAACGCCTTCGACTCGGGCCGCAGCGGCAACATCCTCTACTACCTGTTCGACATGCCTTACCTCAACGGTGTGGACCTGCGCGAGGTGCCGGTCGAGGAGCGAAGGGTTGCACTGTCGACCGTGCTCAACCCCAATAAAGATCCGCTGCTGCGCTTCTCCGATTCCTTTAGCGAAGAACCGCAAGCGTTGCTCAACAGCGCCTGCCAAATGCAGATGGAAGGGCTGATCGGCAAACGCCTGGGCACGCCTTACGTGTCTCGGCGCAGCAGCGACTGGATCAAGCTCAAGTGCAAGCATCGACAGGAATTTGTGGTGGTCGGCTTCACCGACCCGAAAGGCTCGCGCAATGCCTTCGGTGCGCTGCTGCTGGGGTTGCATGACCGCGATAGCGGTGAGTTGCGTTACGCGGGGAAGGTCGGCACCGGGTTTAACGAGACGACGCTCAAGCGCATTTATGAGCAACTGAAACCGTTGCAGACGAAAAAGATCCCAGTGGTCAATCCGCCGAGCGGTTTTGACGCCAAGGGTGTGCACTGGCTCAAGCCGACACTGCTGGCGGAGGTCGCTTTTGCCGAAATGACCAAAGAAGGTTCAGTCCGTCATGCGGTGTTCCATGGTCTGCGTGACGACAAACCTGCCGAAGACATTACCGAGGAGCGTCCGAAAGCCGTGAAGACTTCAGCCGCGAAAAAGACCACTGCCGAAAAACCTTCCACCCCTGCCAAAAAGAAAGCCACGCCCGCACCCTCACAAATCGGCCTGGGCGAGGGCAAGGTGCGCATCACTCACCCCGAGCGGGTGATCGACGCCAGCAGCGGCGCCACCAAAGTGCAACTGGCGGAGTATTACGCCAGCGTCGCCGAGTGGATTTTGCCTGAACTCAAGGATCGCCCCGTGGCGTTGGTGCGTGCGCCGGACGGCATTGCCGGCGAACTGTTTTTCCAGAAGAACGCCGAGCGCCTAGCCATTCCGGGAATTACCACCCTGGACAAGGCACTCACCGGGCAACCGGTGATGATCATCAATAACGCCGAAGCCTTGATCGGCGCCGTGCAGATGAGCACTGTTGAGTTGCACACCTGGAACGCCACCTCGGACAACCTCGACAAACCCGACTGCTTCGTCCTCGACCTCGACCCGGACCCGGCGCTGCCCTGGAAAAGCATGGTCGAGGCGACTCAACTGACCCTCTCGGTGCTCGATGAACTGGGACTCAAGGCGTTTCTCAAGACCAGCGGCGGCAAGGGGATTCACCTGGTGGTGCCACTGACGCGCAAGCTGGGTTGGGATGAGGTGAAAGACTTCAGCCACGCAATCGTCAGCCATATGGCCAAGTTGCTGCCGGAGCGTTTTTCCGCTGTGTCGGGCCCAAAGAACCGGGTCGGGCGGATCTTCATCGATTACCTGCGCAATGGCCTCGGGGCCACGACCATCTGCGCTTACGCCGTGCGCGCCCGCGAAGGGCTGCCGGTGTCGGTGCCGATCTTTCGCGAAGAGGTGGGGGAGCTCAAGGGGGGCAATCAGTGGAACATCCACACAGTGCATCAACGCCTGGCCGAGGTCGGCGACGAGCCCTGGAAGGATTTGAAGAAAACCCGGCAATCGATCACCGCCGAGATGCGGCGGCGGGTCGGGATGAAAAAATAG
- a CDS encoding methyltransferase, with the protein MNQEEHLGAADLALLQLGRRLQADGYRFITPTPLTHQRVNDRSFGQSARTLREVFGWSRPFEPGLLSVDEQRQLQQAGVLDECNGRLKSHVRWSSLDDLLFVHSGYPTDAADAVFFGPDTYRFAQLIHDHLQHSFAPIRRAVDIGCGAGVGAILIARARREAEVLAVDINPLALRMTAVNVALAEVANVSIEASDVLQDVDGQFDLIVANPPYMADPAERAYRHGGGALGAQLSLRIVEQALYRLTPGGSLVLYTGVAMIDGIDPFLDAVAPRLESPMFGWTYHEIDPDVFGEELLTPGYQRVERIAVVALIVTRIGPGIGGTVTASAGAP; encoded by the coding sequence ATGAATCAGGAAGAACACCTTGGCGCCGCCGATCTGGCCTTGTTGCAACTGGGGCGCCGTTTGCAGGCCGACGGTTATCGATTCATCACGCCAACGCCGCTGACCCATCAGCGGGTCAATGATCGCTCTTTCGGGCAAAGCGCCCGGACCCTGCGCGAAGTGTTCGGCTGGTCGCGGCCGTTTGAGCCTGGCCTGTTGTCGGTGGATGAGCAGCGACAGTTGCAACAGGCTGGCGTCCTCGATGAATGCAATGGTCGACTGAAAAGTCATGTGCGCTGGTCAAGCCTCGATGACCTGTTGTTCGTGCATTCGGGTTACCCCACTGATGCCGCTGACGCGGTGTTCTTCGGCCCCGACACCTACCGTTTTGCTCAGCTGATTCACGACCATCTGCAACACAGCTTCGCGCCGATCAGGCGCGCCGTGGACATCGGCTGCGGTGCGGGCGTCGGGGCGATTTTGATTGCCCGCGCACGCCGGGAAGCGGAAGTCCTGGCCGTGGACATCAACCCGTTGGCGTTACGCATGACGGCGGTCAACGTCGCCCTCGCCGAGGTGGCTAACGTCAGCATCGAGGCCAGTGACGTGCTGCAAGACGTCGACGGCCAATTCGACCTGATCGTCGCCAATCCGCCGTACATGGCCGACCCGGCCGAGCGTGCTTACCGGCATGGCGGTGGCGCGCTGGGCGCGCAATTGTCGTTGCGCATTGTCGAACAGGCCCTGTATCGGTTGACTCCCGGTGGTTCGCTGGTGCTGTACACCGGCGTGGCAATGATCGATGGCATCGATCCGTTTCTGGATGCAGTGGCGCCGCGCCTGGAGTCGCCGATGTTCGGCTGGACCTACCATGAAATCGACCCCGACGTGTTCGGTGAAGAGCTGTTGACGCCAGGCTATCAGCGGGTGGAGCGAATTGCCGTCGTCGCCCTGATTGTCACGCGTATCGGCCCAGGCATCGGGGGCACCGTGACCGCGTCAGCAGGTGCGCCATGA
- a CDS encoding iron-containing redox enzyme family protein — translation MTALTRLESQPAPERAILTAGSLKRIYEQLLLSDDIEHQRALGKTFLEAQLAQAADLPEDMPRDLSALQTFVEQHCADVARQYADYLQQRKDGGPRQFFTNKAHALYFLQAVAPTKLVDGAWLYGLLRHWHDPRFEGLICTYLEELGEGNPARNHVVIYRKLLAEQGLLDNPFIPDERYLQGAVQLALGYCSDDFLPEVIGYNLGYEQLPLHLLISAYELSELGIDPYYFTLHVTIDNASTGHAQKAVQSVLQLLPVEADREDFLRRVALGYRLNDLGQGSREIIESFDLYGELLSMLERKRPFGQHMHSDYCRLEGQTVNQWLSSPEQLPGFLSAMENKGWIKRHQDPQASRFWQLVEGDGAAMFGVFSPYEKQLLHDWIAGDWRPERSPAAVRRSSRAATEPPVPANDPDVQSLHATLKGLAADEQMQVLIPWLSAHRHAHPAGLLATRRFIELKSGFR, via the coding sequence ATGACTGCCCTGACACGACTTGAATCCCAGCCGGCCCCCGAGCGCGCGATCCTGACCGCCGGCAGCCTGAAACGTATCTACGAACAGTTATTGCTGAGCGACGATATCGAACACCAGCGCGCACTCGGAAAAACCTTCCTGGAGGCGCAACTTGCGCAAGCCGCAGACCTGCCCGAGGACATGCCGCGAGACCTGTCGGCACTGCAAACCTTTGTCGAACAGCACTGCGCCGATGTAGCACGCCAATACGCCGATTACCTGCAACAGCGCAAGGACGGCGGACCGCGGCAGTTCTTTACCAACAAGGCGCACGCGTTGTATTTCCTGCAAGCCGTTGCCCCGACCAAACTGGTGGACGGCGCGTGGCTGTATGGACTGCTGCGGCACTGGCATGACCCGCGTTTCGAAGGGCTGATTTGCACCTATCTGGAAGAGTTGGGGGAGGGCAACCCGGCGCGAAATCATGTGGTGATATACCGCAAGCTGCTCGCCGAACAGGGCTTGCTGGACAATCCGTTCATCCCGGACGAGCGTTACTTGCAAGGTGCGGTGCAATTGGCGCTGGGTTATTGCAGCGACGATTTTTTGCCGGAAGTGATCGGCTACAACCTCGGCTATGAACAACTGCCGCTGCACTTGCTGATCAGCGCCTATGAACTCAGTGAGCTGGGCATCGATCCGTATTACTTCACCCTGCACGTGACCATCGACAATGCCAGCACCGGCCACGCGCAAAAGGCCGTGCAGTCGGTGCTGCAATTGTTGCCGGTGGAAGCCGACCGCGAAGACTTTCTGCGCAGGGTTGCGCTGGGTTATCGGCTCAACGATCTGGGGCAGGGTAGTCGCGAGATCATCGAATCGTTCGACCTGTACGGCGAGTTGCTGAGCATGCTTGAGCGCAAGCGCCCGTTTGGTCAGCACATGCATTCCGACTATTGCCGGTTGGAAGGCCAGACCGTCAATCAATGGCTGTCGTCGCCGGAGCAGTTGCCAGGCTTTCTCAGCGCCATGGAAAACAAGGGCTGGATCAAACGTCACCAGGACCCGCAAGCGAGTCGTTTCTGGCAACTGGTCGAGGGTGACGGTGCGGCCATGTTCGGGGTGTTCAGCCCCTACGAAAAACAACTGCTGCACGACTGGATTGCCGGAGATTGGCGACCTGAGCGATCGCCCGCTGCGGTTCGACGCAGTAGCCGCGCCGCGACGGAACCACCCGTGCCCGCCAATGACCCGGATGTCCAAAGCCTGCACGCTACACTTAAAGGGCTTGCCGCCGACGAGCAAATGCAAGTCTTGATTCCGTGGTTATCCGCCCATCGGCACGCCCACCCCGCTGGCCTGCTGGCCACGCGACGGTTCATCGAACTCAAATCCGGTTTTCGATAG
- a CDS encoding cupin domain-containing protein produces the protein MRTIHVIESDKKPDPVSVVGEAITILAGGDLSKPFEMHIQEGVQGGGPPAHFHPWDEAFYVIDGQVEVTVAGKATTLSPGGYVHIPAGTIHAYKNISATAKMIGVVSDPRGGEFFAALDQLKVPQDLPQILAIAERFGVTFLVPKAPMTS, from the coding sequence ATGCGAACGATTCATGTCATCGAGTCCGACAAAAAACCCGACCCGGTCAGTGTCGTGGGTGAGGCCATCACCATTCTTGCGGGCGGGGATCTGAGCAAACCTTTTGAAATGCATATCCAGGAAGGCGTGCAAGGCGGTGGGCCGCCCGCGCACTTTCATCCATGGGACGAAGCGTTCTACGTCATCGACGGGCAGGTGGAAGTGACCGTTGCGGGCAAGGCCACCACACTTTCCCCCGGGGGGTATGTGCATATTCCCGCTGGGACTATTCATGCCTACAAGAACATCAGTGCGACGGCTAAGATGATCGGCGTAGTGTCTGATCCGCGTGGTGGCGAGTTCTTTGCCGCACTGGATCAGCTCAAAGTGCCGCAGGATTTGCCGCAGATATTGGCAATCGCCGAGCGCTTCGGCGTTACGTTTTTGGTGCCGAAAGCCCCCATGACCTCGTAG
- a CDS encoding tellurite resistance TerB family protein: MNTSDLLEQLLRAGQGSMSQQGGGGASAQGGLGGLLGGLLGGSAGSSAGGGGLGGLLGGLLGGGSTMGGSTRTRSGGGTNYAALASLGMMAFQAYQAWQRSQASAPQPAPRTVDLLSGPEVEDHSHAILRALIAAAKADGRIDAAEKQMISTEIGRHTDDPELQQWLDDEVARPLDAADVAQSATDSGMAAEMYLASVMLVDDQQDAERRYLDELAAALNIDPDLQVHLEQQAKGGVA; the protein is encoded by the coding sequence ATGAACACCAGCGATCTGCTCGAACAACTACTGCGGGCCGGTCAAGGCTCAATGTCGCAACAGGGTGGCGGTGGCGCGTCGGCCCAAGGTGGTCTCGGTGGGTTGCTCGGCGGCCTGTTGGGCGGCAGTGCCGGGTCAAGCGCCGGGGGCGGTGGCCTGGGTGGTTTGCTCGGTGGTCTGCTGGGCGGTGGCTCAACCATGGGTGGTTCGACCCGGACCCGCTCGGGTGGCGGCACTAACTACGCGGCACTGGCTTCGCTCGGAATGATGGCATTCCAGGCTTATCAAGCCTGGCAACGCAGCCAGGCCTCGGCGCCGCAACCGGCACCGCGCACTGTCGACCTGTTGTCCGGCCCGGAAGTCGAGGACCACAGCCATGCGATTCTTCGGGCATTGATTGCGGCGGCGAAGGCCGATGGCCGGATTGATGCCGCCGAGAAGCAGATGATCAGCACCGAGATCGGCCGCCACACCGATGATCCAGAGCTCCAGCAATGGCTGGATGACGAAGTCGCGCGGCCGCTGGACGCCGCCGATGTGGCGCAGTCGGCTACGGATTCCGGCATGGCGGCGGAAATGTACCTGGCCAGTGTGATGCTGGTGGACGACCAACAGGACGCCGAACGTCGCTATCTGGATGAACTGGCTGCGGCGCTGAACATCGATCCGGACCTGCAAGTGCATCTGGAGCAACAGGCCAAAGGTGGCGTGGCCTGA
- the pcsA gene encoding phosphatidylcholine synthase, translated as MISTLHIARLKAWGAHGFTATGVVTAFLATLALLENQATNCLLWLGVALIVDGLDGALARKVNVQSVLPSFDGSILDLVIDYLTYVFIPALFIYRYIPLPDYTLLLSVSLILVSSLFCFCNVNMKSKDNYFQGFPAAWNVVALCLYIIAPPPWITFLAIIGLALLTVTRMKFLHPFRVRKFMPINIAVTAIWLLCSLSLVVNHPVINPLVMGLWLLMSAYFLGICIWRTALEWFESSR; from the coding sequence GTGATATCGACCCTACACATCGCCAGGCTCAAAGCATGGGGCGCCCATGGCTTTACCGCCACCGGCGTGGTCACTGCCTTCCTCGCAACCCTCGCCCTGCTGGAAAACCAGGCGACAAACTGCCTGCTGTGGCTGGGCGTCGCCCTGATCGTCGATGGGCTGGATGGCGCGTTGGCACGCAAGGTCAATGTCCAGTCGGTATTGCCAAGTTTCGATGGCTCGATCCTCGATCTGGTCATCGACTACCTGACGTACGTGTTTATCCCCGCCCTGTTCATTTATCGTTACATCCCCTTGCCGGACTACACGCTGCTGCTGTCCGTCTCGCTGATTCTGGTCTCGTCGCTGTTTTGTTTCTGCAACGTCAACATGAAGAGCAAAGACAACTACTTCCAGGGCTTCCCCGCCGCCTGGAACGTGGTTGCCCTGTGCCTGTACATCATCGCTCCGCCGCCGTGGATCACTTTTCTCGCGATCATCGGCCTGGCGCTGTTGACCGTGACCCGGATGAAGTTCCTCCACCCGTTCCGCGTGCGCAAGTTCATGCCGATCAACATTGCCGTGACGGCGATCTGGCTGCTGTGCAGCTTGTCGCTGGTGGTCAACCATCCAGTGATCAACCCGCTGGTAATGGGGCTTTGGCTGCTGATGTCGGCTTACTTCCTGGGGATTTGCATCTGGCGCACGGCGCTGGAGTGGTTCGAAAGCTCGCGGTAA
- a CDS encoding DUF488 domain-containing protein has protein sequence MPIHIVRLGSPRAANEGLRLGTVRRPPRGVPKAEFASRDFYDVWQPLLSPSAELVAEAKAAEDDKAWEVFKRKFKSEMNHPAPSQLLDLLAALSHQTSLAIGCYCEEEAHCHRSVLRELLEARGAQLN, from the coding sequence ATGCCCATCCATATCGTGCGCCTCGGTTCACCGCGCGCAGCCAATGAAGGCCTGCGCCTGGGCACGGTGCGGCGTCCGCCGCGTGGCGTGCCGAAAGCCGAGTTCGCCAGCCGTGATTTTTATGACGTATGGCAGCCGTTGCTGTCTCCCAGCGCCGAGCTGGTCGCAGAAGCCAAAGCGGCGGAAGACGACAAGGCGTGGGAAGTGTTCAAGCGCAAGTTCAAGAGCGAAATGAACCACCCAGCGCCCAGTCAGTTGCTCGATTTGCTGGCGGCGTTGTCCCATCAAACGTCACTGGCCATTGGCTGTTATTGCGAAGAGGAAGCGCATTGCCATCGTTCGGTATTGCGGGAGTTGTTAGAGGCGCGAGGTGCTCAGCTCAACTAG
- a CDS encoding GNAT family N-acetyltransferase, with translation MNNQIRLATPDDAAAISQIIIQSLRQSNARDYPPDVITQVEKSFSPEAILALLNQRQVFVATHDKRVVATASLDQDVVRSVFVDPDHQGRGLGRQLMATLQSVAQAANIEVLRVPSSITAETFYFKLGYRKIRDEFHGAERTIIMERRLPTSVQRG, from the coding sequence ATGAATAACCAGATTCGACTCGCTACCCCTGACGATGCGGCAGCCATCAGCCAGATCATCATTCAATCACTGCGCCAGTCCAATGCTCGGGACTACCCGCCCGACGTCATCACCCAGGTAGAGAAAAGCTTTTCTCCCGAGGCCATCCTCGCCCTGTTAAACCAACGCCAGGTCTTTGTCGCCACCCACGATAAGCGTGTAGTCGCCACGGCCAGTCTTGATCAAGACGTTGTACGCAGCGTATTCGTAGACCCAGACCATCAGGGCCGCGGACTCGGCAGGCAGTTGATGGCGACCCTTCAATCGGTCGCCCAAGCCGCAAATATCGAGGTACTGCGCGTCCCCTCTTCCATCACCGCCGAAACCTTTTACTTCAAGCTGGGTTATCGAAAAATCCGCGACGAGTTTCACGGGGCCGAGCGTACGATCATCATGGAGCGGCGTTTGCCGACGTCAGTTCAACGGGGCTGA
- a CDS encoding metallophosphoesterase, with translation MRIALLSDIHLSVNALPFPDVDADIVVLAGDISRPAAAIEWAKSCPLPIVYVAGNHEFYGSDLISTYEQLNRLSQGTRIHVLERSEHVHDGVRFLGCTLWSDYRLFDSAEDRARGVDLATKLMRDYTHIKISPDFPDLFTPAVSQLVFLQTVAWLEDCFTRDRTTPTVVVSHFAPTRLSISPLFENSPINASFVSDLEERINVWQPALWLHGHTHGSFDYAVGKTRVICNPRGYAKNGVNENPQFNDSYVIDLDV, from the coding sequence ATGCGCATCGCCTTGCTGTCAGACATCCATTTGTCCGTCAACGCGTTACCTTTTCCCGATGTGGATGCTGACATTGTCGTTCTCGCCGGAGACATTTCCCGTCCGGCTGCGGCCATTGAGTGGGCCAAATCGTGCCCTCTTCCGATCGTGTACGTGGCTGGGAATCACGAGTTTTATGGCAGTGACCTGATTTCTACCTACGAACAGTTGAACAGGTTGTCGCAAGGGACACGGATCCACGTATTGGAACGTTCGGAGCATGTCCACGACGGCGTGCGGTTTTTGGGTTGCACCCTTTGGTCCGACTATCGTCTTTTCGATTCTGCAGAAGATCGGGCACGGGGTGTTGATCTGGCTACGAAGCTTATGCGGGACTACACCCACATAAAAATCTCGCCCGATTTTCCAGACCTGTTCACTCCGGCAGTTTCACAACTGGTTTTTTTGCAGACAGTCGCCTGGCTGGAAGACTGCTTCACCCGCGACAGAACGACGCCCACGGTGGTGGTTTCGCATTTCGCACCGACACGGTTGAGCATAAGCCCGCTATTCGAGAATTCACCGATCAACGCGAGTTTTGTTTCAGACCTCGAAGAACGGATCAACGTCTGGCAGCCGGCGCTTTGGCTGCATGGCCATACCCATGGAAGCTTTGACTATGCGGTGGGCAAAACCCGGGTCATTTGCAATCCCCGGGGTTATGCAAAAAATGGCGTTAATGAAAACCCGCAATTCAATGATTCATACGTAATTGACCTGGATGTCTGA
- a CDS encoding alpha/beta fold hydrolase has product MMPKTAIVEICGKYKVHTEHYLNTAANKTIILVNGSLATTASFAQTVRYLQPRFNVVLYDQPYAGQSKQHNLHGEPIRKEDEAAILLELIEHFCAHHVLSFSWGGAATLLALAQQPRRIEKAVIGSFAARVNAPMRDYLERGLNHLQACDRLNVSRLINSTIGKHLPSLFKRFNDRHVSSLAEHEYRQMHFHVNEVLTQNTHCYVACANAIEIPLLFVNGEWDEYTSVEDARIFADHAPQASFYTIRNTGHFLDMEHPAALHDTRQALLGFLDPACRKQGRVASDIQVNYV; this is encoded by the coding sequence ATGATGCCGAAAACTGCCATCGTCGAGATCTGCGGGAAGTACAAGGTTCATACCGAGCACTATCTCAACACAGCCGCTAACAAGACCATCATTCTGGTCAACGGCTCACTGGCAACAACAGCATCCTTTGCCCAAACGGTGCGTTACCTGCAACCACGATTCAACGTGGTCCTTTACGACCAGCCCTACGCCGGTCAGTCGAAGCAACACAACCTCCACGGCGAACCGATCCGAAAGGAAGACGAGGCAGCGATACTGCTGGAGTTGATCGAACACTTTTGTGCACACCATGTGCTGTCCTTTTCCTGGGGCGGTGCGGCGACCTTGCTGGCGCTGGCCCAGCAGCCGCGACGTATCGAGAAAGCGGTGATCGGTTCATTCGCAGCACGGGTCAATGCGCCGATGCGCGATTACCTGGAGCGCGGCCTGAACCATCTCCAGGCGTGTGACCGCCTCAATGTCAGTCGCTTGATCAACAGCACGATCGGCAAGCACCTGCCATCACTGTTCAAACGCTTTAATGACCGCCATGTCAGCAGCCTGGCCGAGCACGAGTACCGGCAGATGCATTTCCACGTCAATGAGGTGCTGACTCAAAACACTCATTGCTATGTCGCCTGTGCCAATGCCATTGAAATCCCGCTGCTGTTTGTCAACGGCGAATGGGATGAGTACACCTCGGTAGAAGACGCCCGGATTTTTGCTGATCACGCCCCTCAGGCCAGCTTTTACACCATCAGGAACACCGGGCATTTCCTCGATATGGAACACCCGGCGGCGTTGCATGACACCCGGCAGGCCTTGCTCGGCTTTCTCGATCCGGCGTGCAGGAAGCAGGGCCGTGTTGCCTCAGACATCCAGGTCAATTACGTATGA
- a CDS encoding nucleoside permease, giving the protein MTLMTARLSAMMFLQFFIWGGWFVTLGTFLASDLGASGGQIGMAFSTQSWGAIIAPFVIGLIADRFFNAERILAVLHLVGAVLLYQLYRAPDFSTFYPFVLAYMMIYMPTLALVNSVAFRQMSDPALEFSRIRVWGTVGWIVAGVVISFVFAWDSQAAISTGGLRNTFLMSAMASLVLGLYSFTLPRTAPLKPESGSGGLKQMLGLDALGLLKDRSYLVFFIASILICIPLAFYYQNANPFLADIGMTNPTAKMAIGQVSEVLFMLLLPLFIQRFGIKIALLVGMLAWALRYLLFAYGNNGDLAFMLFTGIALHGICYDFFFVSGQIYTDAKASEHFRSSAQGLITLATYGLGMLIGFWVAGQVTDHYALAGSHDWKSIWLFPAGFALAVFFCFSLAFKGRQTAVVQSTI; this is encoded by the coding sequence ATGACCCTGATGACCGCGCGATTAAGCGCCATGATGTTCCTGCAATTCTTTATCTGGGGTGGATGGTTCGTCACCCTCGGTACCTTCCTCGCCAGTGATCTGGGCGCCAGCGGCGGGCAGATCGGCATGGCGTTCTCGACCCAGTCCTGGGGTGCGATCATCGCGCCGTTTGTGATCGGTTTGATCGCTGACCGTTTCTTCAATGCCGAACGCATCCTCGCCGTGCTGCACCTGGTAGGCGCGGTATTGCTGTATCAGCTTTATCGAGCGCCGGATTTCAGCACGTTTTATCCGTTCGTACTGGCCTACATGATGATCTACATGCCGACCCTGGCATTGGTCAATTCGGTCGCGTTCCGGCAGATGAGCGACCCGGCCCTGGAGTTTTCGCGCATCCGCGTGTGGGGCACCGTTGGTTGGATTGTGGCCGGTGTGGTGATCAGTTTTGTGTTTGCCTGGGACTCTCAAGCCGCGATTTCAACAGGCGGGTTGCGCAATACCTTTCTGATGTCGGCGATGGCGTCTCTGGTGCTGGGCCTTTACAGCTTCACCTTGCCGCGCACTGCACCTCTGAAGCCAGAGTCCGGCAGCGGCGGCCTCAAGCAAATGCTCGGGCTGGATGCCTTGGGCTTGCTCAAGGACCGCAGCTACCTGGTGTTCTTCATTGCTTCCATTTTGATCTGCATTCCACTGGCGTTTTATTACCAGAATGCCAATCCGTTCCTGGCGGACATCGGCATGACCAACCCCACCGCGAAAATGGCCATCGGTCAGGTCTCGGAAGTGCTGTTCATGCTGCTCCTGCCGCTGTTCATTCAGCGCTTCGGCATCAAAATCGCGCTCCTGGTGGGAATGCTGGCGTGGGCCTTGCGCTACCTGTTGTTCGCCTACGGTAACAATGGCGACCTGGCCTTTATGCTGTTCACCGGTATCGCCCTACACGGCATCTGCTACGACTTCTTCTTCGTCTCGGGCCAGATCTACACCGATGCCAAAGCGTCGGAACACTTCAGAAGCTCCGCCCAGGGCCTGATTACCCTGGCGACCTACGGCCTGGGCATGCTGATCGGCTTCTGGGTTGCAGGGCAGGTGACCGATCATTACGCGTTGGCGGGCAGCCATGACTGGAAAAGCATCTGGCTGTTCCCGGCCGGGTTCGCGTTGGCAGTATTTTTCTGTTTTTCGTTGGCGTTCAAGGGGCGGCAAACGGCAGTCGTGCAATCGACCATCTAG